In Porites lutea chromosome 7, jaPorLute2.1, whole genome shotgun sequence, a single window of DNA contains:
- the LOC140943038 gene encoding uncharacterized protein, with amino-acid sequence MAAESLGGMLFGYKSTAKIRPDNNDVVWVNKRHDPQDLRSNAPVQRSKFICDPPVATTVPEHWARETQPSLKTFSRHLEEEKWYPSSQATRCEEWSTLRQMLPSKGFPSRSIYPRWGTGMALPPPFHPKSQKHFPHINSPMTRYVDDMHLTNRLFKLH; translated from the coding sequence ATGGCTGCGGAGTCACTTGGCGGAATGCTTTTTGGCTACAAATCTACCGCTAAAATACGACCAGATAACAACGATGTAGTGTGGGTGAACAAAAGACACGATCCCCAGGATCTCAGAAGTAATGCGCCGGTACAGAGGTCTAAATTTATCTGCGATCCACCAGTCGCCACCACCGTCCCTGAACACTGGGCACGCGAAACACAACcttctttgaaaacattttcacgACATTTGGAAGAGGAAAAGTGGTACCCTTCTTCTCAAGCAACAAGATGCGAGGAGTGGTCGACTCTCAGGCAGATGCTTCCCTCTAAAGGTTTTCCAAGCAGAAGTATTTACCCGAGATGGGGAACAGGCATGGCGCTTCCGCCGCCATTTCATCCCAAAAGTCAAAAGCATTTCCCTCACATCAACAGTCCCATGACCAG